A genomic segment from Candidatus Borkfalkia ceftriaxoniphila encodes:
- the atpD gene encoding F0F1 ATP synthase subunit beta translates to MVNSGKINQIIGPVVDVRFDGAMPPVYEKLQIEEGGTVLEVLAHVKKGVVRCIAMSATEGLSRGMRVIDCGTQIDVPVGEGVLGRVMNVLGEPIDNKGEIDAKTHWNIHRKPPAFYDQNPSTEVFETGIKVIDLIAPYSKGGKIGLFGGAGVGKTVLIMELIHNISKEHGGYSIFTGVGERSREGNDMISDMEESGVIKNTALVYGQMNEPPGSRMRTAFTGLTLAEYFRDVNRQDVLLFIDNIYRYIQAGSEVSALLGRMPSAVGYQPTLATEMGLLEERIASTKRGSITSIQAVYVPADDITDPAPAAIFAHLDATTVLSRKVVEQGIYPAVDPLESNSRILDPQIVGSRHYEVANKVIATLQRYKELQDIIAILGMDELSEEDKNSVFRARKIQKFMSQPFFVSKIYTGLEGRYVPLEATIKSFETILAGEVDDLPENAFFNVGDIDEVRKKARELQP, encoded by the coding sequence ATGGTAAATTCGGGCAAGATCAATCAGATTATCGGGCCTGTCGTCGACGTTCGGTTCGACGGCGCCATGCCCCCCGTATATGAAAAATTGCAAATAGAAGAGGGCGGCACCGTTCTGGAAGTGCTCGCGCACGTCAAGAAAGGCGTGGTGCGCTGCATCGCCATGAGCGCGACAGAAGGGCTTTCCCGCGGTATGCGCGTGATCGACTGCGGCACGCAGATCGACGTGCCCGTGGGCGAAGGCGTTTTGGGCCGCGTGATGAACGTGCTCGGCGAGCCCATCGACAACAAGGGCGAGATAGACGCCAAGACGCATTGGAACATTCACCGCAAACCGCCCGCTTTTTACGATCAGAACCCTTCCACCGAAGTGTTCGAAACGGGCATCAAAGTCATCGACCTGATCGCTCCCTATTCCAAGGGCGGCAAGATCGGGCTGTTCGGCGGCGCGGGCGTGGGCAAGACCGTGCTCATCATGGAACTGATCCACAACATCAGCAAAGAACACGGCGGCTATTCCATCTTCACGGGCGTGGGCGAACGCTCCCGCGAAGGCAACGACATGATCTCGGATATGGAAGAGTCGGGCGTCATTAAAAATACCGCCTTGGTCTACGGGCAGATGAACGAACCGCCCGGAAGCCGTATGCGCACCGCGTTCACGGGGCTGACGCTGGCGGAATATTTCCGCGACGTCAACCGTCAGGACGTTTTGCTTTTCATCGACAACATTTACCGCTACATTCAGGCGGGCAGCGAAGTTTCGGCGCTCTTGGGCAGAATGCCTTCCGCGGTCGGCTATCAGCCCACGCTGGCGACGGAAATGGGGCTTTTAGAGGAGCGCATCGCCTCCACCAAGCGTGGCTCGATCACCTCCATTCAGGCGGTGTACGTGCCCGCGGACGATATCACCGATCCCGCGCCCGCCGCCATATTCGCGCATCTCGACGCGACGACGGTGCTTTCCCGAAAGGTCGTGGAACAGGGGATTTATCCCGCGGTGGATCCTCTGGAATCCAATTCGCGCATTCTCGATCCGCAGATCGTCGGTTCGCGCCATTACGAGGTCGCGAACAAAGTCATCGCGACGCTGCAAAGATATAAGGAATTGCAGGATATCATCGCCATTCTCGGCATGGACGAATTGTCCGAAGAGGATAAAAATTCCGTTTTCCGCGCAAGGAAAATTCAGAAATTCATGTCTCAGCCCTTCTTCGTTTCCAAAATTTATACGGGACTGGAAGGCCGCTACGTGCCGCTGGAAGCCACGATCAAGAGTTTTGAAACCATTCTGGCGGGCGAAGTGGACGACTTGCCCGAAAACGCCTTTTTCAACGTGGGCGATATCGACGAAGTCAGAAAGAAGGCGCGCGAATTGCAGCCTTAA
- the atpC gene encoding ATP synthase F1 subunit epsilon, whose product MNKFFLEIITPERTFYSGRVESITVSAVGGLCTIMAMHQPTVLATEPGILKITADGKTREAFISEGFIEVRPDETVVFSQAVEWPEEINEQRAREAAERAEEMIRRNRSASEYRLNRIALQRAFSRLRVKNDHMKD is encoded by the coding sequence ATGAATAAGTTTTTTCTGGAAATCATTACGCCCGAGCGCACGTTTTACAGCGGACGGGTCGAATCGATCACGGTCAGCGCCGTGGGGGGGCTGTGCACGATCATGGCGATGCACCAGCCCACCGTTCTCGCCACCGAGCCGGGGATCTTGAAGATCACCGCGGACGGAAAGACGCGCGAGGCGTTTATCAGCGAGGGTTTTATCGAGGTGCGCCCCGACGAAACCGTCGTCTTTTCGCAGGCGGTGGAATGGCCCGAAGAGATCAACGAGCAGCGCGCGCGGGAGGCTGCGGAGCGCGCCGAGGAGATGATACGGCGCAACAGGAGCGCTTCGGAATATCGGCTCAACCGCATCGCGCTGCAGCGCGCGTTTTCGCGCCTGCGCGTAAAAAACGATCATATGAAAGATTAG
- a CDS encoding hydratase, producing the protein MIKLIRGGCYYMDGALVKENQAFLTAEQKAKAQKGTMTYKILRAHNEGDEENLKIKFDAIASHDITYVGIIQTAKASGLEKFPLSYTLTNCHNSLCAVGGTINEDDHVFGLSAAKKYGANFVPPHLAVIHQYMRETEAKVGRMILGSDSHTRYGALGTMAVGEGGPELVKQILGKTYDIKRPETVAVYLRGNLRKGVGPQDVAIALCGAVFKNGFVKNKILEFVGPGIKNLSMDYRNGIDVMTTETACLSSVWETDEKTREYYKVHGREEDYKELKAENPAYYDYGITINLSTVEPMIALPFHPSNAYTIRELLAHPYEILSEVEQAGRKLKGDESFTLTDKIVDGKIYVNQGIIAGCAGGMYENIAEAYEILKGKSTGTGEFSLSVYPSSQPVFKSLVDNGYIGGLMESGAVVKTAFCGPCFGAGDVPANNGLSIRHTTRNFESREGSKPASGQLAAVALMDARSIAATAANGGFLTSALDVDYTKKIKKYSFDAEIYRNRVYRGAGDAHTETPLKYGPNIADWPEMIPLGKNVLIKAVSVLEDPVTTTDELIPSGETSSYRSNPLKLAEFALSRKDPAYVGRAKEVKAAEEARRAEGSLPEEVLKEVGPLQIKEGTIYGSCVVAVKPGDGSAREQAASCQRVLGGIANIAKEYATKRYRSNLINWGMLPFVADKLNFKVGDYIYIENIDELIRNGAEEIPAKHLSGKSVKDITLRVGGLTDDEKNIILKGCLINFNAAK; encoded by the coding sequence ATGATCAAACTCATCAGGGGCGGGTGCTATTACATGGACGGCGCGCTCGTCAAGGAAAATCAGGCGTTTCTGACGGCGGAGCAGAAAGCGAAGGCGCAAAAGGGGACGATGACTTACAAGATCCTCCGCGCGCACAACGAGGGCGACGAAGAAAATCTGAAGATCAAGTTCGACGCTATCGCCTCGCACGATATCACCTACGTCGGGATCATTCAGACGGCGAAGGCGAGCGGTCTGGAAAAATTTCCGCTCTCGTACACTCTGACCAACTGCCATAACTCCCTCTGCGCGGTGGGGGGTACCATCAACGAGGACGACCACGTCTTCGGCCTTTCCGCGGCGAAAAAGTACGGCGCGAACTTCGTGCCCCCGCACCTTGCGGTCATTCACCAATATATGCGCGAAACGGAGGCCAAAGTCGGCCGCATGATCCTCGGCTCCGATTCGCATACGCGTTACGGCGCGCTCGGCACCATGGCGGTGGGCGAGGGCGGTCCCGAACTCGTCAAACAGATCTTGGGCAAGACCTATGATATCAAGCGCCCCGAAACGGTGGCGGTGTACCTGCGCGGCAATCTCAGAAAGGGCGTCGGCCCGCAGGACGTGGCGATCGCGCTGTGCGGCGCCGTGTTCAAGAACGGTTTCGTCAAAAATAAAATCCTCGAATTCGTCGGCCCCGGCATCAAAAACCTATCCATGGATTACCGCAACGGTATCGACGTGATGACCACCGAGACCGCCTGCCTCTCTTCCGTCTGGGAAACGGACGAAAAGACGCGCGAATATTACAAAGTCCACGGGCGCGAGGAAGATTACAAGGAACTTAAGGCGGAAAATCCCGCCTATTATGATTACGGCATTACGATCAATCTTTCGACCGTAGAGCCGATGATCGCGCTGCCGTTCCACCCCAGCAACGCGTACACGATCCGCGAACTTCTGGCGCACCCTTACGAGATCTTGTCCGAAGTCGAACAGGCGGGGCGCAAATTGAAGGGCGACGAAAGTTTTACGCTCACCGATAAGATCGTCGACGGCAAGATTTACGTCAATCAGGGCATCATCGCGGGCTGCGCGGGCGGTATGTACGAAAATATCGCGGAAGCGTACGAAATACTCAAAGGCAAGTCCACGGGCACGGGCGAGTTTTCGCTGTCCGTGTATCCTTCCAGCCAGCCCGTGTTCAAGAGTCTGGTGGATAACGGCTATATCGGCGGGCTTATGGAGAGCGGCGCCGTGGTCAAAACTGCGTTCTGCGGTCCCTGTTTCGGCGCTGGAGACGTGCCCGCGAACAACGGGCTGTCCATCCGTCACACCACCCGCAACTTCGAGAGCCGCGAGGGCAGCAAACCCGCGAGCGGACAGTTGGCGGCGGTCGCGCTCATGGACGCGCGTTCCATCGCGGCTACGGCGGCGAACGGCGGTTTCCTCACTTCCGCGCTCGACGTCGACTACACTAAAAAAATCAAAAAATATTCTTTCGATGCGGAAATTTATCGAAACCGCGTTTACCGCGGCGCGGGCGACGCGCACACCGAAACGCCGCTTAAATACGGCCCGAACATAGCGGACTGGCCCGAAATGATCCCGCTCGGCAAGAACGTTCTCATAAAAGCGGTGAGCGTTTTGGAAGATCCCGTTACCACCACCGACGAACTCATCCCTTCGGGCGAAACTTCCTCATACCGTTCCAATCCCCTGAAACTCGCGGAATTCGCGCTTTCAAGAAAAGATCCCGCCTATGTCGGCCGCGCGAAAGAGGTCAAAGCGGCGGAAGAGGCGCGCCGCGCGGAAGGCTCGCTTCCCGAAGAGGTGCTGAAAGAGGTCGGTCCTTTGCAGATCAAAGAGGGCACGATTTACGGCAGTTGCGTCGTGGCGGTCAAACCCGGCGACGGTTCGGCGCGCGAACAGGCGGCGAGTTGTCAGAGGGTGCTCGGCGGCATCGCCAATATCGCCAAAGAGTACGCGACCAAGCGTTATCGCAGCAACCTCATTAACTGGGGCATGCTGCCCTTCGTCGCCGATAAACTCAATTTCAAAGTGGGCGATTATATTTACATTGAGAACATAGACGAACTCATCCGAAACGGCGCGGAGGAAATTCCCGCAAAACATCTGAGCGGAAAGAGCGTGAAGGATATCACGCTGCGCGTGGGCGGCCTCACGGATGACGAAAAGAATATCATTTTGAAGGGCTGTCTGATCAATTTCAACGCCGCGAAATAG
- a CDS encoding protein-ADP-ribose hydrolase — protein sequence MYRLEQYKNIIDLTIRPREPLILSEREKDGICDEMLSVLLEERNEIAAFSYPYKVKRDLIWGYLNQRLPNPVSARFLEIQDKLFWSETLENGIVDVADIPCRDRIALWQGDITRLNADAVVNAANNRLLGCFIPHHKCIDNVIHSRAGVQVRLDCSKIMGAQGEKEPSGCAKITRAYNLPSKYIIHTVGPMVGRKVTDEDRRVLRGCYISSLNLAKEMRLESIAFCCISTGIFGFPNDEAAAVAVGAVKQWLMENDYPIRVIFDVFLDKDLAIYREILDNV from the coding sequence ATGTACCGATTGGAGCAGTATAAAAACATCATAGATCTGACGATCCGTCCGCGCGAGCCGCTCATTTTGAGCGAGCGGGAAAAGGACGGGATATGCGATGAAATGCTCTCCGTGTTGCTCGAAGAGCGCAACGAGATCGCGGCGTTCAGTTATCCGTACAAGGTCAAACGGGATCTCATCTGGGGCTATCTCAACCAGCGTCTGCCCAATCCCGTGAGCGCGCGTTTTCTGGAAATCCAGGATAAACTGTTCTGGTCGGAAACGCTGGAAAACGGCATCGTCGACGTTGCGGACATTCCCTGCCGCGACCGGATCGCGCTGTGGCAGGGCGATATCACCCGTCTGAACGCGGACGCGGTGGTGAACGCCGCCAACAATCGGTTGCTCGGCTGTTTCATTCCCCACCACAAGTGTATCGACAACGTCATCCACTCGCGGGCGGGCGTGCAAGTGCGTCTGGACTGTTCCAAGATCATGGGCGCGCAGGGCGAAAAGGAGCCTTCCGGCTGCGCCAAGATCACGCGCGCGTATAATCTGCCTTCCAAATATATCATCCATACCGTAGGGCCGATGGTCGGGCGCAAAGTGACCGACGAGGACAGGCGCGTGTTGCGGGGATGCTATATTTCCAGTCTGAACCTCGCAAAGGAAATGCGTCTTGAAAGCATCGCTTTCTGCTGTATCTCCACGGGAATTTTCGGGTTTCCGAACGACGAGGCGGCGGCCGTCGCCGTGGGTGCGGTCAAACAGTGGCTCATGGAAAACGATTACCCGATCCGCGTTATCTTCGACGTGTTTCTGGACAAAGACCTTGCCATCTATCGCGAAATTTTAGACAACGTATAG
- a CDS encoding TM1266 family iron-only hydrogenase system putative regulator: protein MSENRVAAVSIVVEKKESTEKLNAVLHEFGEYIIGRMGIPYKPKGISVLSVVLDAPTEIVNALTGKLGMLDGVSAKTLFSKY from the coding sequence ATGTCCGAAAACCGCGTTGCGGCGGTCAGTATCGTCGTGGAAAAGAAAGAGAGCACCGAAAAACTCAACGCCGTTCTGCACGAATTCGGGGAATACATCATCGGCAGAATGGGGATACCTTATAAACCCAAGGGCATTTCCGTCCTGTCCGTCGTGCTCGACGCGCCGACGGAGATCGTCAATGCGCTCACGGGCAAACTCGGCATGCTCGACGGCGTGTCCGCAAAAACTTTGTTTTCGAAATATTGA
- a CDS encoding substrate-binding domain-containing protein: MKKLLTFLLSVLLLVSGAFALVACGREKVMVYFPDGTPGLALAQAITEGVSETNVTFKFEPVPATEIAGVVANGEADLAIMPTTAAATLYGKKNVKIQLMSTNVFGNLYVVGYGENRAEDLHGLVGKVVYYTTGTTVDMFRYIIDQTEGLEYAEMGNTSDVDPEKINLQQATEGSEIIAFMADAKKNNKECYGVLGEPQVTACKAKVEGSDFIVDFQEEWKKLTGEEGYPQASLVVKSEFAENHADVAEAFANSLAGNAAWLENADNIARFKQALKDGDYTSSLITAPITAETVANCHLGFQKSSDIKQSVKDYVKILNKQDLDDGFFYTYSA, translated from the coding sequence ATGAAAAAATTATTGACTTTTCTTTTGTCCGTTCTGCTGCTCGTAAGCGGCGCGTTCGCGCTCGTCGCCTGCGGACGCGAAAAAGTAATGGTCTATTTCCCCGACGGCACGCCCGGGCTGGCGCTCGCGCAGGCGATCACCGAGGGAGTAAGCGAAACGAACGTTACGTTTAAATTCGAGCCCGTACCCGCTACCGAAATCGCGGGCGTCGTAGCCAACGGCGAAGCGGATCTCGCGATCATGCCCACGACCGCCGCCGCCACGCTGTATGGAAAAAAGAACGTCAAGATCCAACTGATGAGCACCAATGTGTTCGGCAACCTCTACGTTGTGGGATATGGCGAAAACCGCGCCGAAGATCTTCACGGGTTGGTCGGCAAAGTGGTCTATTATACCACGGGCACCACCGTGGATATGTTCCGCTACATCATCGATCAGACCGAGGGGCTTGAATACGCCGAAATGGGCAACACGTCGGACGTGGATCCCGAAAAGATCAATTTACAGCAGGCGACGGAAGGCTCGGAAATCATCGCGTTTATGGCGGATGCCAAAAAGAATAACAAAGAATGTTACGGCGTTCTGGGCGAACCGCAGGTGACGGCGTGCAAAGCCAAAGTGGAAGGCAGCGATTTTATCGTCGATTTCCAGGAAGAATGGAAAAAACTGACGGGTGAAGAGGGCTATCCGCAGGCTTCTCTGGTGGTGAAAAGCGAATTTGCGGAAAATCACGCCGACGTTGCCGAAGCATTCGCGAACAGTCTTGCCGGCAATGCCGCGTGGCTGGAAAACGCCGACAATATCGCGAGATTCAAACAGGCGCTGAAAGACGGCGATTATACATCGTCTTTGATCACCGCGCCCATTACTGCGGAGACCGTCGCCAACTGTCATCTCGGTTTTCAAAAATCCTCCGATATCAAACAGTCGGTCAAAGATTACGTGAAAATACTCAATAAACAGGATCTGGACGACGGATTTTTCTATACCTATTCCGCATAA
- a CDS encoding ABC transporter permease, with product MKPKVKKIIGNICYPLAVVLLIFGVWAAAAYAKGVTLILPTPAQAFHELFAYVQTSVFWRALANSLWRSFYSFLISFALGLAFALLSRFSEAADRLVRPLMAIVRAVPTMAIIFILVIWFSRTLAPVVIAVIVICPTLYSAFLSAILSVDPKLHEMSKVYGVKKRDMLLKLYVPNVAPALFEGAAGGFSLNIKLIIAAEALASTRFSLGGLMQNAKINLEMEKLFAVTVAAIVLSVLCEWIIRLIGRAIVRWK from the coding sequence ATGAAACCGAAAGTCAAAAAAATCATCGGAAATATCTGTTATCCGCTCGCCGTCGTGCTTTTGATTTTCGGCGTTTGGGCGGCCGCGGCGTACGCGAAGGGCGTCACGCTGATCCTTCCCACGCCCGCGCAGGCTTTTCACGAGTTGTTCGCTTACGTGCAGACTTCGGTTTTCTGGCGCGCTCTCGCAAATTCTTTGTGGCGTTCCTTTTACAGTTTTCTCATTTCCTTTGCGCTGGGGCTCGCGTTCGCGCTCCTTTCGCGGTTTTCCGAAGCGGCGGACAGGCTCGTCCGCCCGCTGATGGCGATCGTGCGCGCGGTACCCACGATGGCGATCATCTTTATCCTTGTCATCTGGTTTTCGCGTACGCTCGCGCCCGTGGTCATCGCGGTCATCGTCATCTGTCCCACGCTGTATTCCGCGTTTCTTTCCGCCATTTTGTCCGTCGATCCGAAACTGCACGAGATGAGCAAAGTGTACGGGGTAAAAAAGCGGGATATGCTGTTGAAACTGTACGTGCCGAACGTGGCGCCCGCGCTCTTTGAAGGCGCGGCGGGCGGGTTTTCTCTCAATATCAAACTCATTATCGCGGCGGAGGCGCTCGCGAGCACGCGGTTCAGTCTGGGCGGGCTGATGCAGAACGCCAAGATCAATCTCGAAATGGAAAAACTGTTTGCCGTCACCGTAGCGGCGATCGTGCTTTCCGTACTCTGCGAGTGGATCATACGTCTGATCGGGAGGGCAATCGTCCGATGGAAATGA
- a CDS encoding ABC transporter ATP-binding protein encodes MEMKDIVLCGVSKNYGETAVYENFDLTIRAGEITCLLGASGCGKTTLLNMLAGLLPYTGEIRGVPGRVSYIFQEERLLPNLTVRQNIDYVLGKRSQKTEEMLALVELSDKADVYPSDLSGGQAQRVSIARAFAYPSELLLMDEPFSSLDTALKIRLTEVFCKLWERDRRTVVFVTHDVEEAYTLAHRAVLIRAGKAAADFTCGEKIPRPYGEPSPFKQNILQAMLQG; translated from the coding sequence ATGGAAATGAAAGATATCGTCCTTTGCGGCGTAAGCAAAAATTACGGCGAAACGGCCGTGTACGAAAATTTCGATCTCACCATCCGCGCGGGAGAGATCACCTGTCTTCTGGGCGCGTCGGGCTGCGGCAAAACGACGCTTTTGAATATGCTGGCGGGGCTTTTGCCATATACGGGCGAAATCAGGGGCGTGCCCGGGCGCGTGTCGTATATTTTTCAGGAAGAGCGGCTTTTGCCCAACCTCACCGTGCGGCAGAATATCGATTACGTTTTGGGAAAGCGTTCGCAAAAGACCGAAGAGATGCTCGCCCTTGTGGAACTTTCGGACAAGGCGGACGTATATCCTTCCGATCTTTCGGGCGGGCAGGCGCAGCGCGTTTCCATCGCGCGGGCTTTTGCCTATCCGTCGGAACTTCTCTTGATGGACGAACCGTTTTCCTCTCTCGATACGGCGCTGAAGATCCGTCTGACGGAAGTTTTCTGCAAATTGTGGGAACGCGACAGGCGAACGGTCGTCTTTGTCACGCACGACGTGGAGGAAGCGTATACGCTCGCGCACCGCGCCGTTCTCATACGCGCGGGCAAAGCGGCGGCGGATTTTACCTGCGGCGAAAAGATACCGCGTCCGTACGGCGAACCTTCGCCGTTCAAACAAAATATTTTGCAGGCGATGCTGCAAGGCTGA
- a CDS encoding putative ABC transporter permease — METHNAPARVRRDLVARDVKNMVFVFALVSFLGWCTEMLACYPFSGWQDRGFLTLPFCTIYGTAALFYYYAFGLPQEPRFFKLRVFQGNGAAAFLRYAYYFFVTAFLAAALEYVTALFFDSAFSVRLWYYERYAFNLSGYVSLGFSLIWGALSTVFMRFGFVPMLRFAALMPSRAITAVVAVIIVALLADYAFNYIYLAIHGYRFMLF; from the coding sequence ATGGAAACACATAACGCTCCCGCGCGCGTGCGGCGCGATCTGGTCGCACGCGACGTCAAAAACATGGTCTTTGTATTTGCGCTCGTCTCTTTTTTGGGCTGGTGTACGGAAATGCTCGCCTGCTATCCCTTTTCGGGCTGGCAGGACAGGGGCTTTCTCACACTGCCGTTCTGCACCATTTACGGCACGGCCGCGCTGTTTTATTATTACGCGTTCGGCTTGCCGCAAGAACCGCGCTTTTTCAAACTGCGCGTCTTTCAGGGCAACGGGGCGGCAGCCTTTCTGCGCTACGCCTATTATTTTTTCGTCACCGCGTTTCTGGCGGCTGCCCTCGAATACGTCACCGCGCTCTTTTTCGATTCCGCCTTTTCCGTGCGCCTGTGGTATTACGAGCGCTATGCGTTCAATCTTTCGGGTTACGTCAGCCTCGGCTTTTCGCTGATATGGGGCGCGCTGTCCACCGTGTTCATGCGGTTCGGGTTCGTGCCCATGCTGCGTTTCGCCGCGCTCATGCCTTCGCGCGCGATCACTGCCGTCGTCGCCGTCATTATCGTTGCATTATTGGCGGATTATGCCTTCAATTATATATATTTGGCGATTCACGGCTATCGTTTTATGCTTTTTTGA
- a CDS encoding HAD-IIB family hydrolase, whose amino-acid sequence MKTLFVSDLDGTLLTSAENISPYSLEKLNAMIDGGMPFTYATARSLNSAAKAVWGLRQNLPVILYNGAVIMEPSGGSMLYNNPFNAGQREYIRSLLQKYGLSPLVYSFQKGRELVSWERGRETEGMLRYLARRRGDARLHPVDSESALYEGDIFYFTCIDEKARLDGLQQSVQTSLDLKTIFEQETYRTDWWCEIMPAATSKGNAARALKEIAGAERLVVFGDGVNDFSLFEAADESYAVQNADDRLKAMASGVIGFSEEDAVAKFLSTYEK is encoded by the coding sequence TTGAAAACTCTGTTCGTTTCGGATCTGGACGGAACGCTGCTTACGAGCGCGGAAAATATTTCGCCGTACAGTCTTGAAAAACTGAACGCGATGATCGACGGCGGTATGCCGTTCACCTACGCCACCGCCCGCTCTTTGAATTCCGCGGCGAAAGCCGTGTGGGGGCTTCGGCAGAATCTGCCCGTCATTCTGTACAACGGCGCCGTCATCATGGAGCCGTCGGGCGGCAGTATGCTTTACAATAACCCCTTCAACGCGGGTCAGCGGGAATACATACGCTCGCTCCTTCAAAAGTACGGCCTTTCCCCGCTCGTCTACTCTTTTCAGAAGGGGCGCGAACTGGTCTCATGGGAGAGGGGACGCGAAACGGAGGGAATGCTGCGCTATCTCGCGCGCCGCCGCGGCGACGCGCGGCTGCATCCCGTGGACAGCGAAAGCGCGCTCTATGAGGGCGATATTTTCTATTTTACCTGTATCGACGAAAAGGCGCGGCTCGACGGCTTACAGCAGTCGGTGCAGACAAGTCTGGATTTGAAGACGATCTTCGAGCAGGAAACCTACCGCACCGACTGGTGGTGCGAGATCATGCCCGCCGCTACGTCTAAGGGCAACGCGGCGCGCGCGCTCAAAGAGATCGCGGGCGCGGAGCGGCTCGTCGTGTTCGGCGACGGCGTCAACGACTTTTCGCTTTTCGAGGCGGCGGACGAGAGTTACGCCGTGCAGAACGCCGACGATAGGCTCAAAGCGATGGCGAGCGGCGTCATCGGGTTTTCCGAGGAGGACGCGGTGGCAAAATTTTTATCAACGTACGAAAAATAA
- the mscL gene encoding large conductance mechanosensitive channel protein MscL produces the protein MKKEKKKSTFWKDFKAFISRGNIVDLAVAVVVGAAFTAIVNSVVNDVIKPLIALLVNGDMSELVVVLRAAVMNEAGEIVKEAITLNYGNLIMAILTFLIDAFVIFTAIRIVRNAQKKLKEGTELLKEKLVKEEEDTAVAAEAAPAAESVPEPAPAPAPVEEKLSPDAVALLAEIRDLLKAEKNQTENK, from the coding sequence ATGAAAAAAGAAAAGAAAAAGAGCACTTTCTGGAAAGACTTCAAAGCGTTCATCTCGCGCGGAAACATCGTCGACTTAGCGGTCGCGGTCGTCGTCGGCGCCGCGTTTACGGCGATCGTCAACAGCGTCGTGAACGATGTGATCAAGCCGCTGATCGCGCTGCTCGTCAACGGCGATATGAGCGAACTTGTCGTCGTGCTGCGCGCCGCGGTCATGAACGAGGCGGGCGAAATCGTCAAAGAGGCGATCACGCTCAACTACGGCAATCTGATCATGGCGATCTTGACTTTCCTCATCGACGCGTTCGTCATCTTTACTGCCATCCGCATCGTGCGCAACGCGCAGAAGAAACTCAAAGAGGGCACCGAACTTCTCAAAGAAAAACTCGTCAAAGAGGAGGAAGACACCGCTGTCGCAGCGGAAGCGGCACCCGCTGCGGAGTCCGTTCCCGAACCCGCGCCTGCGCCCGCGCCCGTCGAAGAGAAACTTTCCCCCGACGCGGTGGCGCTGCTCGCCGAGATCCGCGACCTTTTGAAAGCGGAAAAAAACCAAACGGAAAATAAATAA
- the purE gene encoding 5-(carboxyamino)imidazole ribonucleotide mutase: MAKVAILMGSKSDFPVVRPAAEALKKFGVETEVRVISAHRTPDEAHAFAENAEKNGVEVIVCAAGKAAHLGGVIAAYTTLPVIGLPVKTDMMGGLDSLLSIVQMPSGIPVATVGVNGGENAGLLALEILGVKYPDIARKLKEFKASMANKINADDKALQEELKNL; encoded by the coding sequence ATGGCAAAAGTTGCGATATTGATGGGCAGCAAATCGGATTTCCCCGTGGTCAGACCCGCGGCGGAAGCCTTGAAAAAATTCGGGGTGGAAACGGAAGTGCGCGTCATTTCCGCGCACCGCACGCCCGACGAAGCGCACGCGTTTGCCGAAAACGCCGAGAAAAACGGCGTGGAAGTTATCGTCTGCGCGGCGGGAAAAGCGGCGCATCTGGGCGGCGTCATCGCGGCTTACACCACGCTCCCCGTCATCGGGCTTCCCGTCAAGACGGATATGATGGGCGGGTTGGACAGCCTTTTGTCCATCGTGCAGATGCCCTCGGGCATTCCCGTGGCTACGGTAGGCGTGAACGGCGGCGAAAACGCGGGGCTTCTGGCGCTCGAGATCCTCGGCGTCAAATATCCCGACATCGCCAGAAAACTCAAAGAATTCAAGGCGTCCATGGCGAATAAGATCAACGCGGACGACAAGGCTTTGCAGGAAGAACTGAAAAATCTTTAA